From the Cyanobium sp. M30B3 genome, the window GGGAGTGAAATAGAACATGAAACCGTGAGCTTACAAGCAATGGGAGCCCGACTGATCGGGTGACCGTGTGCCTGTTGAAGAATGAGCCGGCGACTTATAGGCACTGGCAGGTTAAACCGGGAATGGTGGAGCCATAGCGAAAGCGAGTCTGAATAGGGCGCAGGTCAGTGTTTATAGACCCGAACCCGGGTGATCTAACCATGGCCAGGATGAAGCTTGGGTGATACCAAGTGGAGGTCCGAACCGACTGATGTTGAAAAATCAGCGGATGAGCTGTGGTTAGGGGTGAAATGCCAATCGAACCCGGAGCTAGCTGGTTCTCCCCGAAATACGTTGAGGCGTAGCGTCTAGTGCTCCAGCAGGGGGGTAAAGCCACTGTTTCGGTGCGGGCTGCGAGAGCGGTACCAAATCGAGACAAACTCTGAATACCCTGTGTGTAACTAGGCAGTCAGACTGTGGGGGATAAGCTCCATGGTCGAAAGGGAAACAGCCCAGACCGCCAGCTAAGGTCCCCAAATCGATGCTGAGTGATAAAGGAGGTGGGATTGCCCAGACAACCAGGAGGTTTGCCTAGAAGCAGCCATCCTCAAAGGAGTGCGTAATAGCTCACTGGTCGAGCGATCCTGCGCCGAAAATGAACGGGGCTAAGCATCGTACCGAAGCTGCGGATTTAGTTGTTCTTAGGAACATGTAAATGGTAGGGGAGCGTTCCATGTGGGGTGAAGCGTTAGCGTAAGCGGGCGTGGACTGCATGGAAGTGAGAATGTCGGCTTGAGTAGCGAAAACATGGGTGAGAATCCCATGCCCCGAAACCCTAAGGGTTCCTCCGGCAGGCTCGTCCGCGGAGGGTTAGTCAGGACCTAAGGCGAGGCCGAAAGGCGTAGTCGATGGACAACAGGTGAATATTCCTGTACCGATCATGTTTTGGGAAGGGGGACGGAGAAGGCTAGCCCAGCCAGATGTTGGTTACTGGTCCAAGCGTTCAAGGCGTTGAGAGCTGGCGAAAACAGCTTGAGCTGAGGCGTGAGTGCGAGCTGCTACGGCAGCGAAGTGGGTGACGTCAAGCTTCCAAGAAAAGCCCTAGACCCGTTAAGGCATGATTGCCTGTACCCGAAACCGACACAGGTGGGGTGGTAGAGAATACCGAGGGGCGCGAGGTAACTCTCTCTAAGGAACTCGGCAAAATGGCCCCGTAACTTCGGGAGAAGGGGTGCCAGCGAGAGCTGGTCGCAGTGAAGAGGCCCAGGCGACTGTTTACCAAAAACACAGGTCTCCGCTAAGTCGCAAGACGATGTATGGGGGCTGACGCCTGCCCAGTGCCGGAAGGTTAAGGAAGCTGGTCAGCGCAAGCGAAGCTGGCGACTGAAGCCCCGGTGAACGGCGGCCGTAACTATAACGGTCCTAAGGTAGCGAAATTCCTTGTCGGGTAAGTTCCGACCCGCACGAAAGGCGTAACGATCTGGGCGCTGTCTCGGAGAGAGGCTCGGCGAAATAGAATTGTCTGTGAAGATGCGGACTACGTGCACCCGGACAGAAAGACCCTATGAAGCTTTACTGTAGCTTGGTATTGTGCTCGGGCTCGGAATGCGCAGGATAGGTGGGAGGCATTGATCCATTGCTTGCGGGTGATGGTGAGCCACTGGTGAGATACCACTCTTTTCGAGCTTAAGTTCTAACGGCCACCCGTTATCCGGGGGCCGGACAGTATCAGGTGGGCAGTTTGACTGGGGCGGTCGCCTCCTAAAAGGTAACGGAGGCGCGCAAAGGTCTGCTCAGGCTGGTTGGAAATCAGCCGACGAGTGTAAAAGCAGAAGCAGGCTTGACTGTGAGACCTACAAGTCGAACAGGGAGGAAACTCGGCTTTAGTGATCCGACGGTTCTGCGTGGAAGGGCCGTCGCTCAACGGATAAAAGTTACTCTAGGGATAACAGGCTGATCTCCCCAAGAGTTCACATCGACGGGGAGGTTTGGCACCTCGATGTCGGCTCATCGCAACCTGGGGCTGAAGTCGGTCCCAAGGGTTGGGCTGTTCGCCCATTAAAGCGGTACGCGAGCTGGGTTCAGAACGTCGTGAGACAGTTCGGTCCATATCCGGTGCACGCGCAGGAATATTGAGAGGATTTCTCCCTAGTACGAGAGGACCGGGAGGAACGCACCTCTGGTGTGCCAGTTATCGTGCCAACGGTAAACGCTGGGTAGCCATGTGCGGAGAGGATAACCGCTGAAAGCATCTAAGTGGGAAGCCCACCTCAAGATGAGTATTCCCATGGCGTTAAGCCAGTAAGGTCACGGGAAGAACACCCGTTGATAGGCTCTATGTGGAAGCGCAGTAATGCGTGAAGCAGAGGAGTACTAATAGACCGAGGGCTTGACCAACACTTGAGCTCTGAATGCCAAGCGAAGAAGCGTGGCGAGGCTTTCAATCCAGAGAGCATCAACTGGGCAGCGTGAGCTGTTGGGGAGGTGTTTTAACCTATGCAGTTCTCAGGGATCAACCTGAGGAGGAAGACTATCCTGGTGTCCATGGCGCAGTGGAACCACGCCGATCCATCTCGAACTCGGCTGTGAAACGCTGCAGCGCCGACGATATTTGGGGGGTAGCCCCCTGAGAAAATAGGTCGATGCCAGGTAAAACTATTCTCCAGAAAAAAGCCACCGCAAGGGTGGCTTTTTTTGTGCCTCGCCTCTCCTGAAGGCGTTTTGGCCCGGTTAGGCTGTTGAGCTGGGCGTGATCTGATCAGCACTTGGAGTGATGGGCGATTCGCGTCATGCAGAGAGTGCTGGGTCTGGCCGGGCAGGGTCTGGCCGGGCTGGGTCTGGCCTGGAGGCTGACCTGGTGATTCTGGCTCTCGATGGCCTGGGGCCGGAGCGGGCGCTGCGGCTGGTGGATGAAATCCCTGGGTTGCGCTGGGTGAAGGTGGGCCTGGAGCTGTTCACCCTGGCCGGCCCCCCGGTGGTGCGGCAACTGCGCGAGCGGGGACTGCGGTTGTTTCTGGATCTGAAATTTCACGATATTCCGGCCACCATGGCCGGGGCTTGTCGCAGTGCCGCGGGACTTGGGGCTGAGTTGATCACCGTGCATGCCTGTGCCGGCAGCGAGGCCCTGGCTCAGGCCCAGCAGGCGGCCGAGGCCGGAGCGGCGGCGGCGGGGATGGCCAGTGCTCCCACCCTGCTGGCGGTGACGGTGCTCACCAGCTGGCAGGAGCGGCGCTTCCGTCAGGAGTTGCAGATCAACGCCTCGATCGCTGAGCGGGTGGAGCATCTGGCGGGTCTGGCGGAGGCGGCCGGGTTGGGCGGCTGTGTGTGCTCACCCCTGGAGGTGGCAGCGTTGCGCCGGCGGCACCCGCAGCCCTTTGTGCTGGTGACGCCCGGCATTCGGCCCGACGGCAGCGACCAGGGCGACCAGGCTCGGGTGATGACTCCGGCCCAGGCCATGGCCGCAGGGGCCAGCAAGCTGGTGATCGGTCGTCCGATCACGGCGGCTGCCGATCCAGCTGCGGCCTTCGCTACCTGCTGTGCAGCGTTGGCTGGCAGCTGAGGCTGGGATTGAGCAGGTCGCCGTAGAGCTGCTCCAGGGCATTGATTGCACCCGTGAGGGTGTAGCGCTGCAGGGCGCGCTCGCGGGCGCGGCGTCCGAGTTCGGCGGTGAGTACGGGCTGCTCGCGCAGCACCGGCAGCAGGGTGCGCAGCTGGGTGGTGACGCCCTGGGTGCTGATCACGATACCGGCGCCGCCGCTGAGCACCTCGCCGTCGGCACCGGCATCGGTGGCCACGCAGGCTGTGCCGCTGGCCATGGCCTCCAGCAGCGACAGGCTCAGGCCCTCCACCAGCGACGGCAGCAGGAACACCTCCGCCACCTGCAGCAGCGCCTGGCGCATCGCTTCGCGCTGTTCGTAGCCCCACCACAGCAGGCTGGGGTCGTTGTAACTGGATTCCAGGGAACTGCGCAGCGGTCCGTCGCCGACGATCACCAGCACGCAGCCCTCGGGCGCCACCAGGCGCCAGGCCCGCAGCAGGGCCTCCACGTTCTTTTCCGTGGCGATCCGCCCCATGTAGAGGAACAGCCGCTGGCCGCCGGTGCGCTGGCGGATTTCCGTGTGCAGGGCTGTGTCCGCCTTAGCCGGCTGCCAGCTGTAGGTGTCCACGCCGTTGGGGATCACGGCCAGCCGCTCGCGGCGTACGCCCAGCCGCTGCAGCACCTCGGCCTGCAGCTCGGAGAACACGATCACCCGGTCGAAGCGGGCCAGGGCAGGCGCGTAGAGCTGGTAGGTGAGCTGCTGGGTGCCGGCGGTGAGGTTGCGCAGGCCGGCGTCGAAGGGCGGGTGGAAGGTGGCCACCAGCGGCAGGCCCAGCTGTTGGCAGAGCTCCGGCAGGCGGAAGTCGAGTGGAGAGAGGGTGAGGCTGGCGTGCACCAGATCGGGCTGCAGCCGCTCCAGCGACTCGCGCAGCTCCCGCAGCGCCCCTGGCGAGGGGATCGTGTACACCTGCGACTTCACCAGATAGGGCAGCGCCACCTCCGGGGATTCCCAGCCCTGGCTGCGGTCCTGCTGTAGCTCTGGCTGAGGCGCAGCCTTCCGGTCCAGCAGGGAGGGCGCCGCAACCTGGGCCGCTGGAGCGGGCTGCAGGCCAAGCTGCAGCTGGCCGGTGGCCGGGGTGTCGAAGTGGATGAAGCTGATGCCGTGCCCGCGGCTGCGCAGCGCTTCGGTGGTGGTCAGGCCGTAGGTGACGTTGCCGCAGAACGGCGATTTCTTGCCCAGCCAGGCAATATGGGCCACCAGCCCTCGTGCGTCAGGAAAGCCAAACTAACAGCGGCGCCAGGGGCGTTCGGCCAGGGCTGCCGCCAGGGCGATCGCCGCCAGGGTCCAGAGCACCGGCAGCAGGCCCCAGCGGCTCACCACCGCGCCGGCCAGCACCAGGGGCAGGCTCAGGGCGATGTTGATCAGGTTGTTCTGCAACCCGAACACCTTGCCGCGCAGATCCTCCGGCGTGTCCTCCTGGATGGTCGTCTGGGCCGGGATGGCCAGCAGGGCGGCCCCCACCCCGAGCACGGCACACAGCAGCAGGGTGAAGGTGAGGCTGCCGCGCAACTGGCCCAGCAGCAGCAGGCTCCAGCCGATCGTGCCCAGGCCGGCGGCGGCCAGGTGGCGGCGGTTGAGGCGATGGCCCAGCTGGGCCACGGCCAGGGCGCCGCAGGCCAGGCCCAGGCCGCTCATCGCCAGCAGCAGGCCGAAGCGGGTGGGCCCCAGGCCGGGCACGGCGGCGGCCAGGCTGATCGCCAGCACATACAGGGCGGCCAGGAGGCTGTAGAGCAGCACCAGCTGGAGCATGGCGCGGGTGACGGCCGGTTGCTGGCGCAGCACGCCGAGCCCTTCGCCGATCTCCTGCCACACCGAACTGCGCCGGGCCACGCGGGCGGTTTCCCGCCAGCGGATCCGGCTGATGGCCAGGGCGGCGGCGCCGTAGCAGAAGGGGAGCAGCAGGAATTCCCCGCCGGCGATGCCCAGCTGGGCGAGCCCGTGCTGCAACCCGCGCAGGATCGGGTCGCCCAGGGCGAAACCCACGATCGTGGCCGCCATGCTGGTGGCCTGGTAGAGGGAGTTGGCGGCCAGCAGCCGGTCCGCCGGCACCAGCCTGGGGATGGCGGCCTGTTCGGCCGGCGCGAAGAACTGGGTGAGCACCGACTCCAGGAAGGTCATCGCCACCAGCCCCCAGTAGCCCCAGCTCAGGCCCAGCCAGGTGGGTCCCGGCAACAGGCAGAAGGGCGCCAACAGCACCAGGGCGGCCCTGAGACCGTTGGAGGCCACCATCACGGCCCGCTTGGGCCAGCGGTCGGCCCATACCCCGGCCACCGTGCCCAGCAGCATCGCCGGCAGGGTGTTGGCCACGTAGATGCCGGTGGCCAGCAGGGTGATCATCTGGGCCCGGGTCTCGGGCAGGTCGAGGCGGATGGCTGAGGCCGCTTCGGCCAGGGCCGGATTGGCCTCCGGCGTGCCCTTCACCCAGGTCTGGGCGATCAGGAACACCATCAGCACGATGTAGAACTTGTCGGCCAGCTGGGAGAACACCTGGCCCAGCCACAGCCAGCGGAAGTCGCGCAGGCGCAGCACGGCCTGCAGTCCGGTGGCTCGGGCCAGTCGTGCCCTCGGTTTCAACCTGCCACCTGCCCGCGTACGGCTGGTCATGATGCCCCAGCCCAGGCCCCGGCCAGCAGGCGGAAGGAGCGGGGCCGGCGGCCCAGGTGCTCGTCACACCAGCGGCTCACCAGCTCCAGCAGATGCAGCCACACGCTGGACGGGCCCATCAGCTCGCCGTCGCGGCGGCGGGGCAGCGCCGGCCGCACCAGCCGCTGCAGCAGGGCCAGTTCGGAGGCATTGAGCAGCAGCGGTGCGCCGGTGATGGCACCGATCACCAGGCCCTCGCTGCTGAGCAGGCTGCAGCGCCACTCCCACTGGCCGATCGGCGGGTTGAGGGGCTCGCCGCTGCGGGCGCAGCGGGCCAGGGGCAGGGCATAGCCGCCGAGGGCCAGCAGGTGCACGCTGGCCTGCACGGCGATCGCCAGGGCCTCGAGCTGGCAGCAGGGTTCGCGCACCAGGGCCTCCAGGCGCCCCAGCTGCATCAGCACGTTGGCCAGCAC encodes:
- the pyrF gene encoding orotidine-5'-phosphate decarboxylase codes for the protein MGDSRHAESAGSGRAGSGRAGSGLEADLVILALDGLGPERALRLVDEIPGLRWVKVGLELFTLAGPPVVRQLRERGLRLFLDLKFHDIPATMAGACRSAAGLGAELITVHACAGSEALAQAQQAAEAGAAAAGMASAPTLLAVTVLTSWQERRFRQELQINASIAERVEHLAGLAEAAGLGGCVCSPLEVAALRRRHPQPFVLVTPGIRPDGSDQGDQARVMTPAQAMAAGASKLVIGRPITAAADPAAAFATCCAALAGS
- a CDS encoding glycosyltransferase family 4 protein translates to MAHIAWLGKKSPFCGNVTYGLTTTEALRSRGHGISFIHFDTPATGQLQLGLQPAPAAQVAAPSLLDRKAAPQPELQQDRSQGWESPEVALPYLVKSQVYTIPSPGALRELRESLERLQPDLVHASLTLSPLDFRLPELCQQLGLPLVATFHPPFDAGLRNLTAGTQQLTYQLYAPALARFDRVIVFSELQAEVLQRLGVRRERLAVIPNGVDTYSWQPAKADTALHTEIRQRTGGQRLFLYMGRIATEKNVEALLRAWRLVAPEGCVLVIVGDGPLRSSLESSYNDPSLLWWGYEQREAMRQALLQVAEVFLLPSLVEGLSLSLLEAMASGTACVATDAGADGEVLSGGAGIVISTQGVTTQLRTLLPVLREQPVLTAELGRRARERALQRYTLTGAINALEQLYGDLLNPSLSCQPTLHSR
- a CDS encoding MFS transporter produces the protein MTSRTRAGGRLKPRARLARATGLQAVLRLRDFRWLWLGQVFSQLADKFYIVLMVFLIAQTWVKGTPEANPALAEAASAIRLDLPETRAQMITLLATGIYVANTLPAMLLGTVAGVWADRWPKRAVMVASNGLRAALVLLAPFCLLPGPTWLGLSWGYWGLVAMTFLESVLTQFFAPAEQAAIPRLVPADRLLAANSLYQATSMAATIVGFALGDPILRGLQHGLAQLGIAGGEFLLLPFCYGAAALAISRIRWRETARVARRSSVWQEIGEGLGVLRQQPAVTRAMLQLVLLYSLLAALYVLAISLAAAVPGLGPTRFGLLLAMSGLGLACGALAVAQLGHRLNRRHLAAAGLGTIGWSLLLLGQLRGSLTFTLLLCAVLGVGAALLAIPAQTTIQEDTPEDLRGKVFGLQNNLINIALSLPLVLAGAVVSRWGLLPVLWTLAAIALAAALAERPWRRC
- the recO gene encoding DNA repair protein RecO — translated: MLEGLALSSKPLGEHDRLLTLLTESHGLLRLAVPGARRPKSSLAAAVPLAHLQLQVGGRRGLRRVRQLRVRRNYSALAQQLECLACAQALAELCLAMVPGEAPAPGVLANVLMQLGRLEALVREPCCQLEALAIAVQASVHLLALGGYALPLARCARSGEPLNPPIGQWEWRCSLLSSEGLVIGAITGAPLLLNASELALLQRLVRPALPRRRDGELMGPSSVWLHLLELVSRWCDEHLGRRPRSFRLLAGAWAGAS